A region of the Flavobacteriaceae bacterium MAR_2010_188 genome:
GTTAGTTGCAGAATCACAAGGTAGTATTCAATATTTAAAAGTTGAAGAAGGCCAAAAAATTAGAAAGGGTCAAGTCATTGCAAAAATTGATGCGGTCTCACTAAGTTCTCAGTTAAGTGGTGCGCAGTCTGCTTTTGCGAAAGCAGAAAAAGATGTTGCGCGTTACGAACGCTTACTAAAAGTTGGGGCTATATCACAAAGCGCTTTAGAAGATACCAGAATCCAGATGGAAAACGCCAGAGCAAACATTGCTCAAATTAATCAGCAATTAAGTTTTACGGTCGTTAAATCGCCCATTGATGGAGTGGTAAATAAATTGATGGTTGAAGAAACTAGTTTTGTGATGCCAGGGAATGAAATTGCAGAAATTGTACAGGTTGATAGGTTAAAGATACAAGTCAATGTCGCAGAGGATAACCTTGCTAAAATAAAGCAAGGACAAGCGGTTTCTATTAAAACAGATGTCTATCCATTAGAAACATTTAAAGGAAAAGTGAGCAATATTAGTGTAAAAGCAGACGCATCGAGAAAATTTCAAGTAACAATAGAAGTGGACAACACAAAAGACAGCCAATTAAGAGCAGGTTTGTTTGCGGAAGTCAATTTCGATGCACTAAAAACTAATGAAACAGCAGCTATGTTTATTCCGCGTGAAGCGATTGTAGGTAGTCTTCAAAATCCTTCTGTTTATATCGTAAGAGATAGCACAGTTACACTTCAGAAGATAAAAGTTGGCGCCGTCATCAATGGCGATGTCGCTGTATTGGAAGGTTTGCAAAACGGACAACAAGTAGTCACTAAAGGCATCATTAATTTGACCAACGGAACCAAAGTAAAAATCACAAATAACTAAAAGATGACAATTACAGAATTAGCAGTAAAAAGACCGACGCTTGTCGTTGTAGTCTTTACAATAATCGCATTATTGGGTATCATCAGTTATTCTAGTTTGGGCTATGAATTATTGCCAAAAATAACCTCGCCACAAATATCGATAAGTACCATTTATCCTGGTGCCTCGCCAAGCGAAGTAGAAAACTCCGTGACCACAAATATTGAAGATGCCGTAAGTGCCTTGGAAGGTGTAAAAAGTATCACTTCAACCTCACAGGAAGGTATTTCAATCGTTAATGTTGAATTGACTTATAACGCAGATGTAGACAAAGCTTTGCAAGACGCACAACGAAAAGTAAATAATATTTTAGGGCAATTGCCAGACCAAGTGGACCAACCGACGGTTGACCAGTTTTCTTTTGACGATTTGCCAATTATGCGTTTGGGAGTTTCGTCTGAAATGGATGCCAATGCGTTTAATGATTTGGTTGACAATGAAATAAAGGAAAAATTATCACGGATTGAAGGCGTTGCTAGAGTAACGGTCATTGGTGGAAACGAACGAGAAATCCGCGTGAATGTAGATAGAGATAAATTGAAAGCCTACGGGTTAAGTATTCTACAGGTTACAAATGCCATTTCTGCAGCAAATCTCGATTTCCCCACAGGAAATATTAAGGATGATAAACAACAAGTAACGGTCAGGCTTTCGGGAAAATTCAAAGACGTAGCTGATATTAAAGGTCTTGAAATAACAACAGGAAATGGTTCAAGTGTTAAGATTGAAGACATTGCTGAAGTCTATGACACCTCAAAAGAAGTAACAACTATTTCGCGAATTGATGGTATTAGTTCTATCGGACTAACAATCTCTAAACAATCTGATGGAAACACGGTACAAGTGGCCGAGGACATCAAAAAAGAAGTTGCCAAAATTGAAACCGAATACGCGGATAAAAATCTTAAAATAGCGGTAGCACAAGACAGTTCTATATTTACGCTGGAAGCGGCAGACGCCGTAATTTTCGACTT
Encoded here:
- a CDS encoding RND family efflux transporter, MFP subunit, whose amino-acid sequence is MKTKNIIIIGVILLVGAIGYTLFNNKKEMTEKAATVPEEFAIPIQTSTVGEKTVSNGLIATGEFKGWEEAMLVAESQGSIQYLKVEEGQKIRKGQVIAKIDAVSLSSQLSGAQSAFAKAEKDVARYERLLKVGAISQSALEDTRIQMENARANIAQINQQLSFTVVKSPIDGVVNKLMVEETSFVMPGNEIAEIVQVDRLKIQVNVAEDNLAKIKQGQAVSIKTDVYPLETFKGKVSNISVKADASRKFQVTIEVDNTKDSQLRAGLFAEVNFDALKTNETAAMFIPREAIVGSLQNPSVYIVRDSTVTLQKIKVGAVINGDVAVLEGLQNGQQVVTKGIINLTNGTKVKITNN